The Saccharopolyspora gregorii genomic interval CGAACCGGGATGCAGGTTCGAAGGGGAGAAGACGCTGCTGACGCTGTACAAGAACCAGGACGAAACCGTCGCCAGCTACGCCACCGGAGGCAACTGGGACAGGTACGAGCAGCTCGACATCAACGGTCGGAACGCCGCTCGCGCCATTTCCGGAGGTTCCAGCGAATCCGGCATCTGCAACGTCCTGATCGACGCAGGTGGCGGAATCGCGATGGTCACGGTGGGCAGCGTGCTCCCCGACGACGTCCCCGACCCCTGCGGCGAAGCCGAGAAGCTCGCCCGCCAGATCGAGCCCCGCCTCCCCAGCTGACCTGAGGGTGAGTGGCCCACCCGCCCAGCGAAACCGGACGGATGGGCCATTCACCCGAGATGCGCCAGATGAACGAAGAAACTTCGAGTGATCCTCCAGCAGCGGGTTGAAGACATGCAGCGAGACGCCCCGTGACCCGACGATCCCGCCGGTTGCTCACCACAGTTGTTTGCGCGGCACTGCTCGGCCTGTCCGGCTGCGCGTTGGGAGGCGCGCCCACCGGCTCGGACGAGAACGGCCCCGATCCGCAACCCAAGGCTTCCGGGCTCAAGGACTTCGACCCGTGCACGTTCTTCACCCCGGACGACCTGGCGGCAGCAGGCGTGGGCAGTGCACCGGAACGCGTTGAAGACGTCTCCTTCGAACCGGGCTGCTCCTTCGAGGGCGAAAAAGCCATGCTGACGCTGTACAAGAACCAGGACGAGACGGTCGACAGCTATGCGACCCGAGGTACCTGGGACAGCTACCAGAAGTTCGACATCAACGGGCGGGCCGCGGCCACCGGGATCAGCGCCGGCGCCACGGACCGCGGGATCTGCAACATCGTCGTCGACGCGGGCGGCGGCGTCGCGATCGTCACCGTGAACGAGGTCCTCCCCGGCGACATCCCCGACCCGTGCGGCGAGGCGAAGAAGCTCGCCCAGCAGATCGAACCCCGCCTCCCCCGCTGAGCGGATCACCGAGGTGATCGGCCCATCCGCCGGACGAGCCCGCCGGATGGGCCATTTTCACCTGGGACGGCGCCAGATGATGAAGGAGCATCGCGTGATCCCCGA includes:
- a CDS encoding DUF3558 domain-containing protein, translated to MTRRSRRLITTAACAGLLSLSGCALGGEESPAPQPKPTGLRDFDPCTFLTADDLKTAGVAEPGEQVENFSFEPGCRFEGEKTLLTLYKNQDETVASYATGGNWDRYEQLDINGRNAARAISGGSSESGICNVLIDAGGGIAMVTVGSVLPDDVPDPCGEAEKLARQIEPRLPS
- a CDS encoding DUF3558 domain-containing protein, with the translated sequence MTRRSRRLLTTVVCAALLGLSGCALGGAPTGSDENGPDPQPKASGLKDFDPCTFFTPDDLAAAGVGSAPERVEDVSFEPGCSFEGEKAMLTLYKNQDETVDSYATRGTWDSYQKFDINGRAAATGISAGATDRGICNIVVDAGGGVAIVTVNEVLPGDIPDPCGEAKKLAQQIEPRLPR